TCGGACCGAATTAGATGTCCTTGCCGCACTCTGGGCACAGTATATCATCACGTTCAGTCAGGAAGCCACGGCCAACCAGGGACACGGAGCACTTCTTGCAGTTGAAGCAGTCGTTGTGCCACTGGCGCTCCTCGAAGGAAATGTACTTGCTGCCTCCAAGACCTgaaagtagggggggggggggggtaattaaaatCAGCAACAACAAGGTGAACAACTGCCTCAGCGATTACACTTTTACTGGTGTGGCCAGTAAAGCAGTAAATTTGGTTACCGCTGATGGGGGTGGTGCAGGAGGCACACTTCTTTGCATACAGGTTGCAGAAGCAGTTGAGACAGTAGGCAAAGTCATCTCTGGAGGTGAACCTCTGGCCAgacagctgctgtttgcagcTAGTGCACAGGAAGCAGTCCTTATGCCAGGGCTGGTCATGGTAGGTCACCCCGCCGGTAGTGATGGGCTGATAAGGCGGATCGGGAAAGAGAGGCCACTGCTTTATCTCAAGTACAAAGGTGTAATCACGTTCCTTTCAATGGAAATGGAGAAAAACGGATCCGGTTCTGGAAATCACTTTGGACGTTTTGTACAGCTTGGTGTCGTACCTTTTTGCAGTGCACACACTGCATGGCAAACTGCTTCTCATAGCAGATCACGCAGTAGTTGTGGTTGTCCTTAGGGATGAAGCTCTTGGTGCCAATGGGCTGCTGGCATCTCTGGCAGGTGAAGCAGGTCTCGTGCCAGCTGTTCCCCTTGT
This window of the Brachionichthys hirsutus isolate HB-005 unplaced genomic scaffold, CSIRO-AGI_Bhir_v1 contig_1368, whole genome shotgun sequence genome carries:
- the LOC137917043 gene encoding four and a half LIM domains protein 2, whose translation is MTERYDCHYCKESLFGKKYVLREENPYCVKCYESLYSNTCEECKKPIGCNSRDLSYKDRHWHEECFKCFQCKRSLVDKPFSTKDEQLLCTECYSNEYSSKCHDCKKTIMPGSRKMEHKGNSWHETCFTCQRCQQPIGTKSFIPKDNHNYCVICYEKQFAMQCVHCKKPITTGGVTYHDQPWHKDCFLCTSCKQQLSGQRFTSRDDFAYCLNCFCNLYAKKCASCTTPISGLGGSKYISFEERQWHNDCFNCKKCSVSLVGRGFLTERDDILCPECGKDI